The nucleotide sequence ACCTCGCGGTGCCGGTGGTGATCGTGCAGCACATGCCGCCGGTCTTCACCCGCCTGCTCGCGCAGCGGCTGGACATGATCTGCCCGTTGCGGGTCACCGAAGCCGTGGAGGGCGACGAGGTGGTGCCCGGGCGCGTGTTGATCGCCCCTGGCGGCAGTCACCTCGAGGTACGTCGTCGCGGCACCTCCGTGGTCGCCCACCTGACCGACGCCCCACCGGAGAACTTCTGCCGCCCCGCGGTGGACGTGCTCTTCCGGTCGGCGGTCTCGGTGTACGCCGACCGGTTGCTCGCGGTGGTCCTCACCGGGATGGGGCGGGACGGCGAGAAGGGGGCGCGGCTGGTGCGGGACGCCGGCGGCGAGGTGATCGCCCAGGACGAGCCGACGAGCGTGGTCTGGGGCATGCCCGGGGCCGTCACCACCTCGGGACTGGCCGACAAGGTGGTCCCCCTCGACAAGGTCAGCGCCGAGGTCGTCGCCTCGTTGTCGCGCGGGCCGGCGCCCGTGGGGGTGGGGTAATGGGCATCTCCGCAACGGACTTCACCTTCGTCACCAACATGGTGCGGCAGCGCAGTTCGATCGACCTGCAGCCGGGCAAGGAATATCTGGTCGAGAGCCGCCTGGCTCCCCTCGCCCGCACGATGGGTGCCGACCTGGCCGCCTTGGTGGCCAAGCTGCGTGCCGGCGACGACCGGTTGCGTGATGCCGTCGTCGACGCGCTGACGACCAACGAGACCTCGTTCTTCCGTGACGCCAGACCGTTCGACACCTTCGTCGAGCACCTGCTGCCCGATGTCGTGAAGACCGCCAAGTCGCGTCAGATCACCATCTGGTCCGCTGCCTGCTCCAGTGGGCAGGAGGCCTATTCGCTGGCCATGTTGTTGTTGGAATGGCAGGCGAAGAACCCAGGCTGGACGGCGCGCATCGTCGGTACCGACATCTCGCCGAGCATGGTCGAGCGGGCGCGGGCCGGCAAGTTCTCTCAGATCGAGGTGAACCGCGGCATGCGGGCGCCCTTCCTGGTCAAGTACTTCGAGCAGGTCGGACGTGATTGGGTGATCAGCAAGCAGGCCAGGGACCTGTGCCGGTTCGAACGGGGGAACCTGGCCCAGCCGGCCGTGAACGTCCCGCAGTGCGACATCGTCTTCCTGCGTAACGTGCTCATCTACTTCGACCTCGACACCAAGCGCACGGTGCTGTCCCACGTGCGGCGTGTGCTTCGCCCCGGGGGGTTCCTGGTCCTCGGCGGCGCCGAATCCACCCTCAACCTGGACGACTCCTTCCAGCGGACCGAGCTGGGCAAGGCCGTCGTCTTTCGCCACACCGGAGGTACCCCGTGAGTGTGACCGACGAGTTCGAGGAGCACCGGCAGGATCTCGAGGATCTGCTCGTCGAGGTGCTCGCCTCGCTGCTGGGTGCCGACGAGGTCAGCCCCGGCTGGGACGAGGCGATGGACGACACCCCGGTGTTGGCCTCGCAGCTGGCGATCTTCGACCGATCGGACGAGTCCTTCACCATCGTGGAGATCCAGGCTCCGTTGATGGTCGGCCGCATGATCGGCTCACAGCTGCTCGGAGACCCCAACCCGTCGCCCGAGGACTTGTTGGACATGGTTGCCGAGCTGGGAAACATCTTGGCGGGCAACGTGAAGTCGCTGGTACGCCACTCGTGCCGGCTCTCGCTGCCCACGGCCGATGCCCACGAGAGGCCACGCCCGTCCGCGGGTGGTGTACGCGTCACGGCGTATGTCCTCGGCAGCACCATCGAGCTCACCGTGCGTCCCGCGGGCGCCGGCGAACCCGGGCCGGACGTCTGCTGGCCCGGATCGAACACCTACGACGAGCTTCTGGAGACTCAGCCATGAAGATCCTGGTTGCGGATGACAGCAAGGCGATGCGGATGATCGTGATCCGGACGCTGCGCCAGGCCGACATGGCCGGGCACGAGATCCTCGAGGCCGAGGACGGTGCCCAGGCCCTGGCCATGGCCGGGAGCCAGTCGCCGGACATCATCCTGTCCGACTGGAACATGCCCAACATGACCGGGATCGAGCTGCTCAAGGCACTGCGCGGCCAGGGCTCGCAGATCCCGTTCTGCTTCGTGACCTCCGAGGGCTCGGAAGAGATGCGTACCCTTGCCGCCTCTGCCGGCGCCCTCGGTCTGATCGCCAAGCCCTTCACCGCAGACCAGTTCACGGAGATCCTCGGAACGGTGGTGTCCTGATGGCCGAGACCATGACCTCGCCCCTGCCCAGTCGGCACGCGGTGCGCTCCCTGCTCGAAGGCCTGATCGGGCGTGACGTCGAGATCAGGGACGGGTCTCCGGTGCCGCCGAAGACGACGAACATCGTGGCCGTCTTCGTCACCGACAAGCTCGCCGTCTCGGCGATCGCGGTGGCGAACATCGAGGCGGGCGCCCGGCTCGGTGGCGCCCTGGCGATGCTGCCCAAGGGTGGTGTGGACGACGCCATCGACAGCAAGGAGCTCTTCCCGTCACTGCGGGACAACTGCTACGAGGTGCTGAACGTGCTCTCGGCGGTGTTCAACGTGCCCAACGCCCCCCACGTGCGGCTCTACGAGATGCTCGGCCCCAACGGGTCCGTTCCGGGCGACATCGCCACGCTGAGCGCCTCGGCGGGTAATCGCATGGATGTCGAGATCGACGTGGCCGGGTACGGCAAGGGCCTGATCTCGCTGATCTGCCGCTGATCGGCCCGTCTCGCCCCTGATCGCCGAAGGAGCCACCATGTCCGCACACCTGGTCGAGCCACCGCGCTCGGACCTCGTGCGTCGCACCCGCGTGGGCCGGCAGGCGATCTACGATGCCGAACGCCACGTGGCCGCCTACGAGATGTTGTTCCACGCCGGCGCCTCGGGCGGGGAGGAGGTGGCCGGTGAACAGGCCACGTCACAGTTGATCGCGACCACGTTCGGGACGTTCGGGCTGGAGGCTATCGCCGACGGCCGGCCGGTGTTCATCAACTTCACCCGGGCGTTCCTCACCGGGGTGATCCCGATCCCGGTGGAACCCGAGAACGTCGTGGTGGAGCTGGTCGACACCCTGGCCGTCGATCACGAGCTGCTGCTCGGCCTGCGGACCCTCAAGGACGCCGGGTATCGACTGGCCCTCAAGGGGTATCGCGGGGAGGCTGCCCACGGGATGCTGATCGACCTGGCCGACTTCGTGGCCATCGACGTCGCGGGGATCACGGGTCCGGCGTTGTCGGAGGCGGTGGCCCAGGCACGTTCGGGTGGGGCCACCCTGCTCGCCACCGACATCGAGAATGCGGCCACGCTGAACAGTTGCGTGGCACTGGGATTCGAGCTGTTCCAGGGGAGCCATCTGCAGCGGCCCAGCGTGCTGGAGGGGCGCACCCTCTCGCCGCTCCAGCTGGTGTGCGTGCGCTTGTTGAACAGTCTCGGGGATCCCGACGTGCCCATCGAGTCCATCGAGCAGATGGTGGGCAGTGACCCCGGACTGACCCTTCGGTTGCTGCGGACGGCGAACTCGGCGTCCCACGGGCTCGCCGCGGAGATCGCCTCACTGCACCAGGCGATCGTGTTGCTGGGGCCGCGCCGGCTGCGCTCCTGGGTGGTGCTCACCCTGCTCGAGGGCGGTGCGGCCCGAGGTCGCTCCGATGATCTGTGGAGCGTGCTGGCCCGGGCCTTCGCCTGCAAGCGTCTGGCCAGTCACGAGGGCGATCTGGCGTACACCGTCGGACTGCTGTCGGGGTGTGCCGACCTGCTCGGCGGTGACCCTGCCGAGGTGGCCGCGGGCGCCGGGATCGGGGCGCAGGCCCGTGCCGCCCTCCTGGACGGGGACGGCGAGGCCGGGCGCGCGCTGACGGCGGTCCTGGCCCACGAGCAGGACGACATGGATGCCATCGCGGCGACCGGGTTCATGCCCTTCGACGTCTCGCGTGCCTATCTCGAGTCACTGAGCGAATCGCTCACCGTCGTCCACGGCCTGACCCAGTCCTGACCCACCCCCCAACCGTGATCATGCAATTCGTGCACGCTCGTGAATTCATTCACGAGCGTGCACGAATTGCATGATCACGGGGTTGGGGTCAGGCCCCGTTCGATGGCGGCGATGAGCTCCGGGCGAAGCCTCGAGGCAGGGATGATCGCGTCGACCGAACCCACCTGGACCGCGCGCTCGATGGAGTGCACCGCGTCGAACTCGGCGGCCACCTCGCGCAGCTTCTCGGCCCGCACCGCGGCCCGCAGTTCGGACAGCTCCCGGCGCTGCAACGCCGCCTCGGCCTCGCCGGCATTGGCCAGGTAGCGCTCCACCGCTCGCACCCGGGGGTCGGCCGAGGTTCGGGCATCGACCTCGCCGGTGAACACCACGCCGGCTGCGGGGGCACCGCCGATGACCGAGGCGAACGAACCCTCGACCGCCAGCACCTGCATCCGGTCGTTGAGCGCCTTGGAGAACACCACGAACGCCCCACCGTGGTAGCGCGAGATCACGCAGAACACGATCGGGCCGTCGAAGTTGGTCACGGCCCGGCCGATCTCGGCGCCGTATTCCAACTGCAGTCGACGCATCGACTCCGGCGAACCGTCGAAGCCCGACAGGTTCGCCAGGACGACGACCGGCCGGCTGCCACTGGCCGCGTTGATGGCGCGGGCCGCCTTCTTCGAGGACTGGGGGAACAGCGTCCCCGCGGTCCAGGTGTCCGGGCCATCGGTGGGCGGGAATCCCCGTCGGGCAACGGATCTGGACTCGATGCCGAGGAGACAGACCGGGTGCCCACCGAGGTGGGCATCCATCACCACGCAGGTGTCGGCCTCGGCCGTTCCGGCCCAGCGTTCCAGCGGGGCGTGATCGGCGTCGGCCACGGCGCGCAGCACCGTGCGGATGTCGAACGGCTTCTTGCGCTCGGGATTGACCACCGCCGAGAAGATGTCGCCCACGGTGCGGAAGTCCGGGGCAGCGCCGTCCACGAGGGGGTGCGGGTAGTCGCACACGTCGCGATCGCGCGGGTCGGTGCTGGCCACCGAGCGGGCCACCCGCTCCCCCGGGGCGACATAGCTGTGCGCGTAGTGCGCGAACAGGACGTCGACGGCCCCGGCCAGGTCGACGGCCCAGTACTGGGCCTGCCCGTTGGGACCCATCACCCGGTCATAGCCACCGATGCCGAAGTTGTCCTCGGCCGAGACGCCACCGGAGTAGTCGAGGGAGGCCTTTCCGGTCAGCACCATGGCGCTGTCCGGAGTCATCACCAGAATGCCCTTGGTGTGCATGAGCATCGTCGCTTCGGCGTTCCAATACGGTTGCGCCCCAACGGTGATGCCCGTGACCACGACGTTGATCTCGCCACCGGCCTGGGTGAACTCGATGATCCGGCGCAAGGCACGAGCCACCCAGTCCATGTTCTCGGTACCCGAGGTCATCGAGATGCGGGCGCCCGCCGAGAGGGCGAACCACTCCACCGGCAGGCCCTGCTGCTCGGCCAGGTCGAGGGCGGCCATGATCCGCAGGCACTCGGCCTCGGCCACGGCGCCCAGCGCCTTGGTGGGGTCGCCGATCAGGACGACGCGACGCAACCCCTCGGGGAAGCGCACCGTCGGGGTGCTCACCAGACCGACCACCACCCCGGCGGTGTTCCCGCCGGGAGGTCGCTCGACCGGCACGAGAACGCCGTCGCCGCCGACCAGGTCGTGCTCGACGAACGAGCCGCCGCCCTCGAGCAGCAGCTGGACCAGCTCGTACGGGTAGACCGTGCCTCGACGCCGTGAGCGCAACACCTTCTGCGCGTAGTCGTCCAGGGGTTCGAGCCGAGCCTTGGGCGGTGGCCCGACACTCGCCTCGACGCCCGAGCCCGGCTGATACGAGAACCGGGCCGCGATCTGGGTCGGCTCGCCGGCACCGAGGGCGATGCGCCCCTGGGCCACCACCTCCTCGACGCCGGCACCGACGGTCAGCGGAGCGAAGGCGCGCCGCAACGCGGTCAACTGGTCGACCTCGGCGTCGATCACGGGCCAGATGTAGAGCCAGATGTGGTTCATGTCCAACGTGATCCGGCGTCCTCGGCGCTGTTGCTCGGCCGCCCGGGCCCGACGGATGGCGTCCATGCAGTTCGCCAGCGCTCGCTCGGCCTCGGGCAGCGAGTGCACCCGGCCGTCGGCATCACGGTCGATGGTGAGTTCGCGCACCTGGGCGATGGCCACCAGGCGGACGTCCGCATCATTGTCCGGCGCGACGCACCGGTAGAGCAGCACGTCGCTGGGTGAGTCGAGTCGGGTGAGCTGGAAGCTCCTCAGCCGCCACAGGTCGAGCCGCCGGCCCACCATCGGGTGGACGCCGCGCACCAGGGCATCCTCGACCACGTCGCCGGGCACCACGGCCCCGGTGGCCGCCGAGGTCCGATCGCTGTCGGAGGCACCGAGTCCCTGTGGGCGGAACGTGATGTGGCGGACCGCGTCGGCGGCCGAGCAGCTCACCACGGTGAGCCGGCGCACCCGGCGGGCG is from Kineosporiaceae bacterium and encodes:
- a CDS encoding protein-glutamate O-methyltransferase CheR; this translates as MGISATDFTFVTNMVRQRSSIDLQPGKEYLVESRLAPLARTMGADLAALVAKLRAGDDRLRDAVVDALTTNETSFFRDARPFDTFVEHLLPDVVKTAKSRQITIWSAACSSGQEAYSLAMLLLEWQAKNPGWTARIVGTDISPSMVERARAGKFSQIEVNRGMRAPFLVKYFEQVGRDWVISKQARDLCRFERGNLAQPAVNVPQCDIVFLRNVLIYFDLDTKRTVLSHVRRVLRPGGFLVLGGAESTLNLDDSFQRTELGKAVVFRHTGGTP
- a CDS encoding chemotaxis protein CheX, whose amino-acid sequence is MSVTDEFEEHRQDLEDLLVEVLASLLGADEVSPGWDEAMDDTPVLASQLAIFDRSDESFTIVEIQAPLMVGRMIGSQLLGDPNPSPEDLLDMVAELGNILAGNVKSLVRHSCRLSLPTADAHERPRPSAGGVRVTAYVLGSTIELTVRPAGAGEPGPDVCWPGSNTYDELLETQP
- a CDS encoding HDOD domain-containing protein — translated: MSAHLVEPPRSDLVRRTRVGRQAIYDAERHVAAYEMLFHAGASGGEEVAGEQATSQLIATTFGTFGLEAIADGRPVFINFTRAFLTGVIPIPVEPENVVVELVDTLAVDHELLLGLRTLKDAGYRLALKGYRGEAAHGMLIDLADFVAIDVAGITGPALSEAVAQARSGGATLLATDIENAATLNSCVALGFELFQGSHLQRPSVLEGRTLSPLQLVCVRLLNSLGDPDVPIESIEQMVGSDPGLTLRLLRTANSASHGLAAEIASLHQAIVLLGPRRLRSWVVLTLLEGGAARGRSDDLWSVLARAFACKRLASHEGDLAYTVGLLSGCADLLGGDPAEVAAGAGIGAQARAALLDGDGEAGRALTAVLAHEQDDMDAIAATGFMPFDVSRAYLESLSESLTVVHGLTQS
- a CDS encoding response regulator, which translates into the protein MKILVADDSKAMRMIVIRTLRQADMAGHEILEAEDGAQALAMAGSQSPDIILSDWNMPNMTGIELLKALRGQGSQIPFCFVTSEGSEEMRTLAASAGALGLIAKPFTADQFTEILGTVVS